Proteins encoded together in one Pseudorca crassidens isolate mPseCra1 chromosome 17, mPseCra1.hap1, whole genome shotgun sequence window:
- the COX6C gene encoding cytochrome c oxidase subunit 6C, with protein sequence MYAPARCWNAVHFSKGVVVELSRRKTTMASSSLTKPQMRGLLGKRLRFHIVGAFIVSLGVAAFYKFAVAEPRKKAYTDFYRNYDSMKDFEEMRKAGVFQSAK encoded by the exons ATGTATGCGCCTGCGCGCTGCTGGAACGCCGTCCATTTCTCCAAGGGCGTCGTTGTAGAG CTGTCAAGGAGAAAAACTACCATGGCTTCCAGTTCTTTGACAAAACCTCAGATGCGTGGCCTTCTGGGCAAGCGTCTGCGATTTCATATTGTTGGAGCATTCATTGTCTCCCTGGGAGTTGCAGCTTTCTATAAg TTTGCTGTGGCTGAACCAAGAAAGAAGGCATATACAGATTTCTACAGAAATTATGATTCTATGAAAGATTTTGAGGAGATGAGGAAGGCTGGTGTCTTTCAGAGTGCAAAGTGA